One Oryza glaberrima chromosome 11, OglaRS2, whole genome shotgun sequence genomic region harbors:
- the LOC127755270 gene encoding probable LRR receptor-like serine/threonine-protein kinase At3g47570: MKIIIIGLCLLVIMASSVVQIMCNSLYGNGTDRLSLLEFRKAISLDAQQALMSWNDSNYFCSWEGVLCRVKTPHRVISLNLTNRGLEGQISPALGNMTFLKFLSLSSNSFRGEIPLSLGHLHHLESLYLSNNTLQGDIPDFTNCSNLKSLWLSRNHLVGQFNSNFPPRLQDLILTSNNITGTIPSSLANITSLQRLSIADNSIKGNIPHEFAGFPMLQILYADGNKLAGGFPRAILNISTIVRLGFSSNYLSGEIPSNLFDFLPQIQLFVLDSNLFRGHIPNSLGNASKLQHVDISSNNFTGVIPGTIGKLTELYRLNLEKNQLHARNKQDWEFMSSLANCTGLTLLSISDNCLEGHVPSSLGNLSVQLQLLLLGGNQLSGGFPPGFQYLHNLISISIDSNNFSGVLPEWLGSLQNLQLIGLYNNNFTGIIPSSLSNLSQLVYLYLHSNQFYGHLPPSLGNHKLQQLTIGYNNIQGVIPKEIFKIPSLILIDLSFNNLDGSIPIEVGDAKQLTYLRLSSNKLSGDIPNTLGNCESLEKITLDQNIFSGSIPTTLGNILNLKVLNLSQNNLSGSIPPSLGNLKLLEELDLSFNHLKGEVPVKGIFKNASAIQIDGNEALCGGVPELHLHACSIIPFDSTKHKQSIVLKIVIPLASVLSLAMIISILLLLNRKQKRKSIDLPSFGRKFVRVSYHDLAKATEGFSTSHLIGRGRYSSVYQGKFTDEKVVAVKVFNLETMGAQKSFITECNALRKLRHRNIVPILTACASTSSNGNDFKALLYEFMPQGDLNKLLHSTGAEEFNGENHGNRITLAQRLSIIVDVADAIEYLHHNNQETIVHCDLKPSNILLDDDMIAHVGDFGLARFKIDFMGSNDSNSIYSTAIKGTIGYVAPEYAAGAEVSTYGDVFSFGVVLLEIFLRKKPTDDMFKDGLDIVKFVEVNFPDRLPQIVDPELLQETHVGIKERVLGCLNSVLNIGLCCTKTSPYERMDMREVAARLSKIKEVFLSGN; the protein is encoded by the exons ATGAAGATCATTATAATTGGACTGTGTCTTTTGGTGATTATGGCTAGCAGTGTAGTCCAAATCATGTGCAATTCATTATATGGGAACGGGACAGATCGACTCTCATTGCTTGAATTCAGAAAAGCAATAAGTCTCGATGCACAGCAAGCCCTGATGTCCTGGAATGACAGCAATTACTTTTGCAGTTGGGAAGGTGTCTTGTGCAGGGTTAAAACTCCACATCGTGTCATTTCTCTGAACCTTACAAATCGAGGTTTAGAAGGGCAAATATCTCCTGCACTTGGCAACATGACATTCCTGAAATTTCTCTCCCTATCCAGCAATTCATTCAGAGGAGAGATCCCTTTGTCCCTTGGTCATCTGCATCACCTGGAAAGCCTCTACTTGAGCAATAACACACTACAAGGAGACATACCTGACTTTACAAACTGTTCCAATCTCAAGTCTCTTTGGCTCAGTCGCAACCACTTAGTTGGACAATTCAACAGTAATTTTCCCCCTCGGCTTCAAGATTTGATTCTTACATCTAATAATATTACTGGGACCATCCCCTCCTCTCTTGCCAATATCACATCGCTACAACGGCTTAGCATCGCAGATAACAGTATCAAGGGGAACATCCCACATGAGTTTGCTGGGTTTCCCATGCTACAGATCCTCTATGCTGATGGGAATAAGTTGGCAGGTGGGTTTCCACGAGCCATCTTGAACATTTCTACTATTGTGCGTCTTGGTTTTAGCTCTAATTATCTAAGTGGAGAAATACCTTCCAATCTCTTTGATTTTCTGCCCCAAATCCAACTATTTGTATTAGACTCTAACCTCTTCCGAGGGCATATCCCAAACTCATTAGGAAACGCTTCCAAGCTGCAACATGTTGACATATCAAGTAATAACTTCACTGGGGTCATACCTGGCACTATTGGGAAACTTACAGAATTATATCGGCTAAATCTTGAAAAAAATCAACTCCATGCACGCAACAAGCAAGACTGGGAGTTCATGAGCAGCTTAGCAAACTGCACCGGTTTGACACTTCTCTCAATATCTGATAACTGTCTAGAAGGCCATGTACCAAGTTCATTAGGTAACCTTTCTGTTCAGCTTCAACTACTACTTTTGGGAGGAAATCAATTATCAGGGGGTTTTCCTCCTGGTTTCCAATACCTTCACAACCTGATTAGCATATCAATCGATAGCAATAATTTTTCAGGAGTCCTTCCAGAATGGCTCGGCAGTCTACAAAATTTGCAATTAATAGGCTTATATAACAATAACTTTACAGGGATTATACCTTCATCCCTTTCAAATTTATCTCAATTAGTATATCTCTATCTACACTCAAATCAGTTTTATGGGCATCTACCGCCAAGCTTGGGAAATCACAAACTTCAACAGTTGACTATTGGATATAACAATATTCAGGGTGTGATACCAAAGGAGATATTCAAAATTCCATCATTGATTCTAATTGATTTATCTTTCAACAACCTAGATGGAAGTATCCCAATAGAAGTAGGTGATGCCAAGCAACTCACGTATTTGAGGCTTTCGTCTAATAAGCTATCTGGGGATATTCCTAACACTTTAGGTAATTGTGAAAGCTTGGAAAAAATAACGTTGGATCAGAATATATTTAGCGGAAGCATCCCCACTACATTAGGCAACATACTCAACCTAAAAGTTCTCAACTTGTCTCAGAACAACTTGTCAGGATCTATACCACCATCTCTTGGCAACCTCAAACTTCTCGAGGAACTAGATCTTTCATTCAACCATCTTAAAGGTGAGGTCCCAGTAAAAGGAATATTCAAGAATGCAAGTGCCATTCAAATTGATGGTAACGAGGCCCTTTGTGGTGGAGTGCCAGAGCTACATTTACATGCATGCTCTATCATCCCTTTTGACTCAACTAAGCACAAGCAATCTATTGTACTAAAAATCGTCATCCCATTAGCTAGCGTGTTGTCACTTGCTATGATCATATCTATCTTGTTACTTCTGAACagaaaacagaagagaaaaTCTATAGATTTACCCTCATTTGGTAGGAAATTTGTCAGAGTTTCTTACCATGATCTTGCCAAAGCAACAGAGGGGTTTTCAACATCACATTTAATTGGAAGAGGAAGGTATAGTTCTGTGTATCAAGGGAAATTTACGGACGAAAAGGTGGTTGCAGTGAAAGTGTTCAACTTAGAGACAATGGGAGCACAAAAGAGCTTCATCACAGAATGCAATGCACTAAGAAAATTGCGACACCGCAATATAGTTCCTATCCTAACTGCATGTGCGAGCACTAGTTCCAATGGAAATGATTTTAAAGCTCTATTGTATGAATTCATGCCACAAGGGGATTTGAATAAATTACTTCATTCGACCGGAGCTGAAGAATTCAACGGGGAAAATCATGGTAACCGGATCACACTTGCTCAAAGATTAAGCATCATTGTGGATGTAGCTGATGCAATTGAGTACCTCCACCATAACAACCAAGAAACTATTGTCCATTGTGATCTGAAGCCTAGCAACATTCTTTTGGATGACGATATGATAGCTCATGTTGGGGACTTTGGCCTTGCAAGGTTCAAAATTGACTTCATGGGATCCAATGACTCCAACTCAATTTACTCAACTGCAATAAAGGGAACCATTGGATATGTTGCCCCAG AGTATGCTGCAGGTGCTGAAGTGTCGACCTATGGAGATGTCTTTAGCTTTGGGGTTGTTCTACTAGAAATATTTTTACGAAAAAAACCAACCGACGATATGTTCAAGGATGGCCTCGACATTGTCAAGTTTGTCGAGGTGAACTTTCCAGATAGGTTACCGCAGATTGTTGACCCAGAATTACTACAAGAAACACATGTGGGTATAAAAGAAAGGGTCTTGGGTTGTCTAAATTCAGTACTAAACATTGGACTTTGCTGCACAAAGACATCCCCATATGAGCGCATGGACATGCGAGAAGTGGCTGCAAGGCTTAGTAAAATCAAAGAGGTGTTTCTCAGTGGCAACTAA